In a single window of the Bacteroidales bacterium genome:
- a CDS encoding J domain-containing protein — MKSNYITYYQLLEIEPTASTEEILKAYKEKAKEYHPDKNGGHHTATKLFQYIQDAKETLIDSQKRIEYDYMAGIKKRPDPAPRIIKTPVKESNNLGTLLAVGAVGLLVGLFIGNSKKKQITLVESSNHI; from the coding sequence ATGAAAAGCAATTACATCACGTATTATCAGTTACTCGAAATAGAACCTACTGCAAGTACAGAAGAAATATTAAAAGCCTATAAAGAAAAGGCTAAAGAATACCATCCTGACAAAAACGGTGGACATCATACAGCTACAAAATTGTTTCAATATATCCAAGATGCAAAAGAAACTTTAATAGACTCACAAAAAAGAATAGAATATGACTATATGGCAGGTATTAAAAAAAGACCTGACCCTGCACCACGAATTATTAAAACACCCGTAAAAGAAAGCAACAATCTGGGAACTTTACTTGCTGTTGGTGCTGTTGGTTTATTAGTAGGACTTTTTATAGGAAATAGTAAAAAAAAACAAATAACACTTGTGGAGTCCAGCAACCACATATAA